Below is a window of Micromonospora chersina DNA.
GCTGGCCGAGGGTGTCGCTGGGGTGCAGCCCGGCGATGCTGAGCCGGTGACGGTGAGCGTCGCGCAGCCGTTCTGCGGCGGCGTAGTCTCCCAGCGTGGTGAGGATGTCGATGGCCCGCTGGTGGAGGTTCTCGTTGTAGGGGTCGACGCGAATCCCGGCCTGCAGGAGTTCCACGGCGCGGCGGGGATCGTGTTGGGTCGACGCGGCGGCGGCGTAGGCGTCGAGGACGAGCCGGCGGGCGCCTTCCCGGGGCGGGTCGATCCACGGCCAGGTGTGGCCGGCGGCGAGGTCGCCGGTGTAGGCGTCGATCACGGCCTGCCACGCGCGGGCGGGGTCGGTGAGGGTGGTGGCGGCGTGGTGGGCGGCGGTGTGCAGCCGCCACAGGTCGACCTCAAGGTGCTCGCTGCGCAGGCGATAGCGGTCGTCGGTGTGGTCGATGATCGAGAGATCCGAGGCGGCGCGGATGGCGGCGCGTAGCACGCTGAGGGTGGTGTAGAGGCGGTTGGTGACGGTGTGGGCGGCCAGGCCGGGCCAGATTGCCTGCGCGAGTTGTGCGGTGGTGGCGCCGTGGCGGTGGACGGCGAGGAAGGTCAGGATCTGCACGGCGGCGCTGCGGCGGATGGTCACGGCCCGGCCGTCGATGAGCAGCGTGGGCTGGCCGAGGACCCGCAGCTCGACCGGCGGCTGCGCGGCAACGGGCGGGGTGGGCTGGGGCGTGCGGTCCTCGCCGGCTTGGCGGGGCATCCGGACCTCGGGCGGCTGCCGTCGCTGTTCGGGGAAGGCTGTGCGGGGGGCGGTGCCTGCGTGCGGTGTGTGGCTTGGTGTGGGCGGGGCGATGACGGTGAGCAGGTCCATCGCGGCGACCCGGTCCAGGACGCACAGCCGGGGCCCTGCCTGACCCGGCAGCCGCGCATTCACGGTCCGGCCGTGCTGGTCGACGCTCCACGTGGCGCCGAGCGGCCATGCGCCGAGGACGACCGCGGTTGCTCGGCCGGCGCCGAGCAGGGCTGCCAACCGGTCTGCGGCAGGCCCCGGCGGCGGCTCGGTGATCAGCACCAGCCGCGAAGCCTCCTCGTGTCTCGGCGGCGGCGGGCCAGCCGTGTCAGGTGTGGGCGACGCGAGGGAGTCGATCAGCTCAACGGCGTGGGCCGCGGTCTCGGTGACCCGGAGGGCGGGGATGCTGTCGCAGACTGCGGTGGCGGCCGGCGGAAGCAGCGTGGTCAGGGCGGACCGGGTGATGACCACGCGGATGGAGTCGGGCGGATCGCGCAACGCCGCAAGCAGCGCGGTGACCAGCACTCCCCTGGCGGCGTCGGCCGCGCCGCCGCCGGTGAAGGCGACGCCCGTCGGAGGTAACGCGGCGATTGACGGCGGCGCGGTAGCCCGGGTTTGCTCGTCGGGCGACCGTTCGCTGGACTCCTGGTCGGGGACGCCGACGGCTGCCTGGACGGCGGTGACGGCCGCCGGCAGCGGCGCCAAGTCCAGGTCGTCGTGGTCCGGAGACTCCCGCAGGCCGGGCTGGTAGCTGCGTCGGCGCCTCAGCCACACAAGTGTGGCCGCGGCGGCCACCTGGTCGGCCGTTCCCTGAGGCAGCCAGCCGCCCGGGATGGTGACGCCCTCCCCCGCGTGGACGCCGGGTGCCGGGTGCGCGTCGACGGCGTCGTGGTGGAGTGTGCCGGCGGAGACAGCGATCGGCTGGAGGGGCGGGGCTGTCGCGGTGGTGTTGGCCGCGGCGGTCAGGGCGGCGGCGCCAGCCATGCCGGTGGCGGTGGCTTGCAGGGGTGTCGGCAGCGGCAGGCGCCGCAGCCAGCGAGCGCCGGCACGCAGACGCCGTGCGGCGGTGACGATGACCGCGTATGCAACGAGCAGCCAGAGCAGCCACGCGAAGACCGTCAGCCCGGCGGTCAGCGTCTGGGTGGTGAGGGGTTGCGCGACCCAGAGGCGGAGCTGCTGCAGGGTTGGCCAGCTGTGCAGCGGCGGGCCGACGAACCTCGCCAGCAGCCACGGCGGCATACCCAGAAGAAGCAGAGCGAAAGCGAGGGATGTGACCCTCCGCGGCCACCTCACCTCACCCACCTCCTGCAGGAGCTGACCTCTGCTGGGCGCGGTTGTCCCCGCCTCGGCCCGCCGCTCATCGAGCTGCGGGGCGAAGGAGGCGGGTCCACAGCTGGCGCAGCCACCATGCGGCCACGGCGATCGCGTAGATCGCCCCGAGGATTCCGGAGGCGGGCCAGCCGACCAGCGCGGCGGTGATGACGGCGAGGGGTGCGCCGAGGATCAGCCGCAGGATGGGCTGGGAGACGACGGCCATGACGGTTCCGACACCGAGGAGCAGGCCGCCGAGGCGGCTGGCGAGGTCGATCCACAGGACCATGTGGGGCCAGCGGTCCGCGGTCAGGGAGTACTGGATGAGCATCATCCCCAGCCCGGCGGTGACCACGGAGCCGGTCGGGAACGCGAGTAGCTGCGACCAGCCGCCTTGGGGGATGCGCCACTGTCGGGCGGCGACGAGGGCCATCACCGCGGCCGCGGCGACGATCGGGGCGATCGGCAGCAGCGCCCAGCGCAGGAATCCGCCGGCGGGGTCGCCGATGTAGAGGCTGCCGACGACGGCGTACATGCCGCTGACCGCGACGCCGAGGGACGCCGATGCCAGGATGCCCGTGCCGGTCTGGGAGCCAGGGCTCACCGCTGGGTTGGTGCGGGCGGCGATCGTGGAGGCGAGGACGGTACCGGCGCTGAGGCTGGCGATCACCGCGAACACGGCGGCCACGGCCAGTTCACCCCAGTTCAGCAGCGCCCACTTGTAGAGGTAGCTCCCGTTCCATTCGGGAGTCAGCAGGAACTGGGAGAGCAGGCCGAGCGACATGAAGCCGGGTACCGCGATCGCGGCGGCCCGTCGCAGGGGCGGCACCGGCTCCTCCGCCGGTAGCCCTGCGGCCGCTGTGGCGTCAGCGGCGCCTGCGTCGGCGGCTCCCCGGACCGCTGCCGTTGCCGGGTCCGCCACCACGGTCGGGGTGACACCGACGGTCTCGGTGAGGACCTTCTCCAGCAGGTGCATCCGGGCGACACCGCCGACGCAGTAGACACCGGCAAGGTCGTTGACCGCGATCTCGGCGGCGGCGATCGCCTCGATCGCCAGCTGAGCGACGCGCTGCAGGACAGGATGAGCGGCTTGCTCGAGGAGGTCGGTGTTGAGCACCGCGGCCTCGCCCTGGGGCAGCGGCACCGTCACCGCGACACGGTCGGCCAGCGCGTGCTTCGCGGCGCCGACGCTGGCCAGCAGGGCCCACCGCTGCCCGTCGCCACCTGCCGGGCTGGTGTCGGCGAACATGGCGGTGAGGGCTTCGTCGATCGCTGTCCCACCCGCGCCGGCGTCGGCGAGGGTAGCAAGGACCTCGAACCCGGCCGGCCCGCGCCGCAGGACGCTGACCTCGGCGCCGGCACCGACGTCGCACACCACGATGTACGACCCCACCGGCAGCTGGACCCCGGTCGCCAGCAAGTGTCCGGCAACGGCCACGGGGGCTTCGATCAGGCGGGGTTGGGGCAGGCCCGCCCGGTGCGCGGCGTGGCGCATCCACGTCCGCCGCCGCGGCCCCCACCCGGCCGGCACCACCAGCCGCACGTCCTCCACCACCGACCCGACGGCCCGCTGCGCCTCGGCGGCGACCCGACGTAGCGTCGCGGCAACCAGATCCAAGGTGTCGACATCCGCGCCGGCAACGGCGAGCCGCTGCTCGGGCGACCGCCGTGGGGCCGGGACGAACCGCTGCGGATCCGCAGCGGCGGCCTGCCATGCCTGGTGGCCGGTCAGCACGTCCCCGTCCCCGCCGACCAGCACCGCACTCGGCAGGGCTGGTTCACCGTCAAACATCAGCGGCAGCCAGGCGCCGTCCGGCCACGCCAGCACCGCGGCTGTGCTGGCGATACCGCAGTCGATCGCCAGCCGCGCCTCCCCCGCTCGCATAGACCTCAGTCAAACATGACGATCACATTCACGTCACCCACGAATTACTCACAGACACGGACACCTTGCAGCCTGATGAGCAGGGTGACGGGACGGACGACCGCTGAGTGACTCGCGTCGGGCAAGGCAAGGGCTGACAGTATCGGCTATGGCGTGTGATTGGGCACCCGGACTTGGCCGGATCCAGAGGGCTTCACTGAGCCGAAGAAGTCCTGGCCGGGCATCGGCGGGGCTGGCTCGTCGCGCCTGTCCGCTGGCTACCACCGGACATCCCTGCCGCTGATGAACGCCATAGGCACGCCTGTACGACTGGGGCGGGCGGGAAGGCAGCTCCCAACCACCCACCTACCGCAACGGTTCGGCACCCATCCTGGAGTCGTCTGCCCCCGCCGGAGGCAGCTCTAACCCTGGCTGAGCGCGGTGCGGAGGCGGGCTGCGGCCTCGGGCAGAGACCAGCCGAGCGCCGTCTCGATCGGTTCCGGCCCGAGAATCTGGTCGAGGAGTTGCCAGCCGAGCCAGTACCCGCACCGTCCGGGCAACTCGCCGGGACGGTCGATCGCACCGCTGAACCATTGCCCAGACACGTCGGTACGGTCCAACTCCTGCAGCGCCCTGCTCCGCAGCCTGGCCGCCATTCCCTTGCAGCGGTCGATCCAGGCTTGGGCGTCGGTGCTGAACCAGAGGTGCCCGCTGGGTGAAACCTCGGGCAACAGCCGGGCTGTGGCGTGCACCGCGAGTCCTTCGCGGAACAGGTCGGCGTCGACGCGGTCGGCCGGCCAGTCATGCGTTGAGCGGAGCATGTGCACCAGGTGGACCAGCTCGTGGAGGGCGAGCACGATATCGAAGGGCGGCTTGGGCATCTGTTCCACCCCGATGAACAGGGTGGGTTCGCCCTGTACCGACGAGACCCAGCCGTTCGCTTGGCCCAATCCCACCATCACTACGGCGTGGATCGGGTGATCGAGGCCGAGCTGTTCGGTGAGCAGTCTCTCCGCCTCCTGGATGGCGAACCTCGCCCGCTCGGCGGCGGCGCGCAGCTCGGTTCGCCGGGCGACCAGGCCGGGTAGACGGTCCGGGGCCACTTTGGGGTCGACCCAAGATTCGACGGCCGTGAAGATCTCCGCGTGAGGCTTAACGAACTCGCGCCACCATCGGTCGGCGAGGTCGCCCCCGCGCCCCTGGCCGGCGAAGTCGTCGAAGTTGGTTACGAGGTCGAGAATGCTGGCCATGGCGTTCATGATGCGGTCTTGCTGATGGCTACCGACTTTGGGCTCATACCTGCGTCCCGAGGACTTGTGGTGTCCGTCAGCGTGGCCGGCGGCCTCACCCGACTGAGAGCACCTGCTGGGTGCGACCACCGTGATCGTCGTGCGTCACCTTGTCACCGTCGGCCTCAATGCCCCACGGGCGTGTCGGGGCTGATCATCGAGGGGTAAACCAAAGGCGTGGGCGGGAAACCGCCCAGCGGGGTGAGCGAAAAGCCGGACGCTCACCTGACCAGAATGTAGATGATCAGTGCTGTGCCGATGAGGAGCAGGGCGAAGATCGCAAATCGAAGCGCCCGCGGCAGGCGGTTCCAGTGTCGGCGTGCTGTCCGGACGGCTTGGTCCAGCTTGTCATTGGCGGTCCGGGCCCATGCGTAGTGACGGCCCAGGAGGCGTAGTCCGATGAGCAGGGCGGGCAGGCCGGCTTCTGGCAGTGGGATGAGCAGCAGTGCTCCGGTGACGAGTAGGACGAATCCGCCACCGATGGTCAGAATGGCTCGCACAGCGAGCACGCTACGGCGCGGCCGCCTCCAGCGTCGGGTGGGGCGGCCCGCGCCAGCTGTGGCGAGCAGCTATCCGGGGGAAGCCGATGGTCGGCGCGCTGGGCCGGCGTCGAGCGGTGGGCGTGGGTCGCCGCGATCCTCGCCGTCGCTGGCGGCATCACCCGCGTCCTCGCGGTGCCGTCGGTGAACGCGTTCTTCCAGCAGGTGCGCCCCGCTGGCCGCCGCGCCGAAGACCGAATCGAGCCGGCGGCCGTGATCCGGCCATGGCCGGCAGCCGACGCCCTCGCCCACCAGCTGGGCGTCTAGCCCCATCCGCAACGACCAGCGCCTCCGCCCTGCATGGTGGAGGCGCTGGTCGTTCCAGTGCACTAGGTACACACTTCACAGCGAAGGATGTCACTGCGGTATGCACCAGGCGAGGATGAGGGAACATGGCGAAGGTTCCTTGGACTGCGCGAATCAATGGCCAAGCGGAGCCGACCGGCAAGGGGCGCATCCTCATTCCGCTGAAGGTCGACGAAGACCCCGACCGGCCGCAGACCCTGGTGATTCAGGCCAGCCGGGCGGAGGCGCTGATCCGGCAGCTACAGAACGCCGTGCAGCGGGAGAAGACGTTGCAGGCCTGGGCCAAGGGGAAGGGCGGCGACGCGACCCCCGCTGTCTGACGGCAGACGAACGCCCCCGCCAATAGCGCGGGGGCGTTCGCGACCTGTCAGCCGATACCCGTGGGCGCAACGGTCGCCGTGACCGTCGGCTGCGGCTCGGGGGCCGAGGTCGTCGACGGCGGGGCCGACGGCGAGGGGACCGGCGACGGGGTCCGCGTCGGCGCCGGCGTCGGCGACGGGGCCGTGCTCGGCGTGGCACTGGTCGGAGCCGGGCTCGGCGCGGCGGCGGCCGGGCCGGCGCAAGCGACCGACAACTCCATCGAGGTCGGCTCCATGGCGGGGTCCGCCACCTGGAACGCCCAAGCGGTGGGGATCCCGCCCTCCGACGCCAGCGGGTAGGACTGCCAAGGCGCAGGATTGCCCGCAGGCTGCCCGGCCGACATCCGCCAGCCCCCGGACAGGGCCACCAGGCCCGCCGGGCAGGCCACGGTGACGTCACGCAGCCCGGAGCTGCCCGGGAAGTTGACCGTCTCGACTCGGGTGTAGGCGGTGGCCGCCGCGCCCGCGTCCCGCGGCTTCGCCGCCGCCACTTCAGGCCCGTCGACGGCCGCGAGCGTGGCGCCGCCGGCTACGAGCAGGCCAGCTATGGCCAGGACGGCGAGCCGGTTTCCAGTGGGTGTCTTCACTGCGTGCCCTCCCTGGGCTACTCGGTAAACCCCGTGGGCGCGGGGCCGTTGGCTTGTGGTCAGCCGCTTGTCTGGGGTAGCTCGTGGAGGTCGCCCTGCCGGTCGCGCAGCCAGTGCCGCCGCCGGTTTACGGGTTAGCGGGAGTTGGTAAGCCTGTCGGCTCGTCACTTCGATGTAGGGACAGGGACCGTGGTGGCTGTCGGGACGGTAGGCGTGTAGGTGGCTGGCGCGACGGTTGGCGATGGGGCTGGCGCTGGGGCGTTGTGCACAACGCCCTTCCATAGCGCGGCCACACCAGCCGTCGCGCCGGCGAGGATGAGGCCGCCCACGACTGTCACCACGATCTGAGCGAAGACACCTGTTGCGAATCCGATCTTGCTGAGGCCCGGATGATCCTCAGCCACGATCGATCGCACGCGGGCTGGAAGCGCCGCCATGGCGGCCAGCCTGCCCACGAAGGTCGGGTCAGTGGCCTCTGCCCTCTCGGCCTTCTCCTGAAGCGCGCCGATTATCAGGTCGCACGTGTTGACCACCTGCTGGGGAGGCATGGCCTCTACATCACGGAGTGAATGGTCCCAGGATGTTATGGGGTCGATCGGCATCCCGACGTTCGGCACCACGAAGGTTCGCGAAATGCCGGACTGTATCTGTGCGCGCTTGGCTCTGCCAGCCAGTTGCGACGTCTTCTGAGACGCGGTTGCGGCCTCTGCCTTCTCTGTCTCCTTCGGCCGAAACGCCATCAGTGAGCCCGTCATGTACTCCCGGACAGGCTCCATGTGAGTCAAAACGGACTGGTACGCGTCGCGGAAGCTGGCGATGTCTTGCGCCATCCGCCTGTAGTGCTCGCTTCGCTTCATCCTTGCCTAGCTCGCTCCAACGCTCTTGGCCAGAGCCGTGCCCGCTACATCCACCGCGATGTCGCGCCCGGCCGACCCCAGCCAGTCTGCGGTCTTACGCAGCCATCCACGCTTCTCCGGGTCTGACTCCTGATCGGCCGCCTGCTCCATCGCTTGCACCAGTCGGTCCGCCAGAGTCTCGGAGGTAGGCCAGGTGCCAACTATCCGGCGGGCATGCCCACTGGGGTCGCGGATCAGGCACATGTCTCGTCCGTCGAAGTCGCTCGCGTCTTCATACTTGAAGAGCGGCGGGTGTTCGCCAGCGAGAGCGAACAAGGCGACCAAAGCGGTTTCCAGGTCCATGCCCACGCGCTTTGCAACATCTCGCGCGTCCATGTCCCTTGCGCCTTCGTCAGAGATCTCCACGATCGCACGCAGGACCGGGAGGTCTCGGCTCTCCCACGTGTCATTCGTCATGGCCCGGACTGTAACCCAGGGGTACGACAGCGGCAGGTGCCCACTCACGGGCAGGCTCTGCGCATGCGAACCCCAGGTATCGGGGCCGTCTGCCTTCCGGTGGGCGGCGCGGCACCGTGGGTGGTGGGCGGGTCAGGCCCCGGTGATCGCCTTGACCACTTCTGCCGTGCTTGCGGCGGTCGAGGCAATAGCTTCCGCGCCCTGGGCGTGCTCGCTCAACTTGCCCCAGAGCCGGCCGAGCCATGAGCCAGCCTTGGCGCGCTCCTCGCTACCTGGCTTGGTGGCCCGCACCGCCGCGAACGTCAGTGCGTCCATGGCCTTTTCAACGTTGGCATACCCGCCGATGCGGACGCTGAGCAACGCTGCCTCCACGCCCCTCAGCCGGTCAACCAGAAGCTCCTTCAGGTCATCCGGAAGGTCACTGGCGACCACGTCATCGATGATCGCCCTGACGTCCTCCACGAGTTGCTTGGAGGAGTCATCCGAGATCAGGGGCTGGACGCGGCCGTTGCGCCGCAGTGCCCGCGCGCAGCTCGCAACGCTGTAGACCATTTCTCCCGTCACTTGGTCCACGAAGTGACTCATCTGGACGTTGCCGACATAGAGGAGTGCGTCAACAACGTTGCGGATCTGGGGCAAGAAAGTCAGAAGGTGGTCCGGGTCCTCGTCTTCCGGCAGGGCACGCACTTCGGCCTCCACCTGATCGACCAGCCTCGCGAGGTCGGCTGCCTTCTGGAGTACACCAAGGCGGTCAGACACCTCGAAGATCTGCATCCAGACTTCGATGGCCGCCCTGCCGGGCTGTTGCCGCGCCTGCTCCAGCATCGCCGCCAGCCTGCTCGCGGAGTTGTCCGTCCCCACGCCCGCACCTCTCGTTCAATCTCGCCCAGCGGAGTCTATGGCTGGCAGGCCGCCTACTCCGCCTTCAGGATGTCCCCGTGCTCGTATCGGAGCTGCGTCAACAGCAGGCTCCCCAGGCCGAGCACGCCGAGGGCGTACCG
It encodes the following:
- a CDS encoding Hsp70 family protein — translated: MRAGEARLAIDCGIASTAAVLAWPDGAWLPLMFDGEPALPSAVLVGGDGDVLTGHQAWQAAAADPQRFVPAPRRSPEQRLAVAGADVDTLDLVAATLRRVAAEAQRAVGSVVEDVRLVVPAGWGPRRRTWMRHAAHRAGLPQPRLIEAPVAVAGHLLATGVQLPVGSYIVVCDVGAGAEVSVLRRGPAGFEVLATLADAGAGGTAIDEALTAMFADTSPAGGDGQRWALLASVGAAKHALADRVAVTVPLPQGEAAVLNTDLLEQAAHPVLQRVAQLAIEAIAAAEIAVNDLAGVYCVGGVARMHLLEKVLTETVGVTPTVVADPATAAVRGAADAGAADATAAAGLPAEEPVPPLRRAAAIAVPGFMSLGLLSQFLLTPEWNGSYLYKWALLNWGELAVAAVFAVIASLSAGTVLASTIAARTNPAVSPGSQTGTGILASASLGVAVSGMYAVVGSLYIGDPAGGFLRWALLPIAPIVAAAAVMALVAARQWRIPQGGWSQLLAFPTGSVVTAGLGMMLIQYSLTADRWPHMVLWIDLASRLGGLLLGVGTVMAVVSQPILRLILGAPLAVITAALVGWPASGILGAIYAIAVAAWWLRQLWTRLLRPAAR
- a CDS encoding PGPGW domain-containing protein; the encoded protein is MRAILTIGGGFVLLVTGALLLIPLPEAGLPALLIGLRLLGRHYAWARTANDKLDQAVRTARRHWNRLPRALRFAIFALLLIGTALIIYILVR